A region of Paenibacillus thiaminolyticus DNA encodes the following proteins:
- a CDS encoding glycoside hydrolase family 15 protein, with the protein MPRPLVVGNGKFLVNLDDRCSIRDIYYPYVGQVNHVGGYRCRTGLWVDGRFSWLEDAAWRVRPAYAEDSLVTEVEACHDGLGLTLRINDAVHQRENIFLRRVQLRNEADKAREIRVFFHQDLAINETEVGDTAAFYPDNRTLFHYKKNSYFMFNGFSAQAEGTTAGIYEYTTGIKRFHQAEGTWKDAEDGHLMGNSIAQGSVDSTFSLRLIVPGGEMREAYYWFSAGSRLEEVKRLDRYVADSHPGRLIDRVRTYWQRWANKRNKPFADLEPDLVRLYKQSLLVVRSQTDVNGAIIAANDTDIMQFNRDHYSYMWPRDGALVAQAMSAAGYHGMIAPFFRFCADALTEDGYLLHKYNPDGTVGSSWHPYLHDGQEQLPIQEDETALVLHALWQDYELHDDIELPQSLYRAFIRKAARFLLEYCDDRLGLPRPSYDLWEERYGIFTFTSAAVYGGLTAAARFAALFGDDERSDAYARGAEEIKAGMLGHLWNEEHGRFARGLHRVDGQWRQDMTPESSIFGIYAFGVLPPDDPRVASTMRSLREALSVRSATGGIARYWGDYYFQRCSDMEAAPGNPWIICTLWFACYDIATATSLEQLVSARRTLRWVADHSLPSGLLPEQLDPYDGSPVSVAPLTWSHATYIDTVLKYVAKYEQLQASQACF; encoded by the coding sequence ATGCCGAGACCGCTTGTCGTAGGCAACGGCAAGTTCCTTGTCAACCTGGACGATCGTTGCTCTATCCGGGATATCTATTATCCGTATGTCGGCCAGGTCAATCATGTCGGCGGCTACCGCTGCCGCACCGGCCTATGGGTGGACGGCCGGTTCAGCTGGCTGGAGGACGCCGCCTGGCGCGTCAGGCCGGCCTATGCCGAAGACTCCCTCGTTACCGAGGTGGAGGCCTGCCATGACGGCCTCGGCTTGACGCTGCGGATCAATGATGCCGTCCACCAGCGGGAAAATATCTTTCTGCGGCGCGTTCAGTTGCGGAACGAAGCGGATAAGGCGCGGGAGATTCGAGTTTTTTTCCATCAGGATCTGGCCATTAACGAGACCGAGGTGGGAGATACCGCCGCCTTCTACCCGGATAACCGGACCTTGTTCCACTACAAAAAAAACAGCTACTTCATGTTCAACGGCTTCTCCGCCCAAGCGGAGGGAACGACAGCCGGCATATACGAATATACGACCGGGATCAAGCGGTTCCATCAGGCCGAGGGGACGTGGAAGGATGCGGAGGACGGCCATCTGATGGGCAATTCGATTGCGCAGGGCTCGGTGGACAGCACGTTCAGCCTGCGCCTGATCGTCCCGGGCGGCGAGATGCGGGAAGCCTATTACTGGTTCAGCGCCGGCAGCCGGCTGGAAGAGGTAAAGCGTCTTGACCGTTATGTGGCCGACAGCCACCCCGGGAGACTGATCGATCGGGTGCGCACCTATTGGCAACGTTGGGCGAACAAGCGGAACAAGCCGTTCGCCGATCTGGAGCCGGATCTCGTGCGGCTTTACAAGCAGAGCCTGCTGGTGGTCCGCAGCCAGACGGACGTGAACGGCGCGATTATCGCCGCCAATGATACGGACATCATGCAGTTCAACCGGGATCATTACAGCTATATGTGGCCGCGAGACGGCGCGCTGGTCGCGCAGGCGATGTCCGCCGCGGGTTATCACGGCATGATCGCTCCCTTCTTCCGCTTCTGCGCGGATGCATTGACTGAGGACGGTTATTTGCTCCATAAATATAATCCGGACGGAACGGTAGGCTCCAGCTGGCATCCGTATCTGCATGACGGTCAGGAGCAGCTGCCCATTCAGGAGGATGAGACTGCGCTCGTCCTGCATGCGCTCTGGCAAGATTATGAACTCCATGACGATATCGAATTGCCGCAATCGCTGTACCGCGCCTTCATCCGCAAGGCGGCGCGCTTCCTGCTCGAATACTGCGACGACCGCCTTGGCCTCCCCCGCCCGAGCTATGATCTGTGGGAAGAGCGGTACGGCATCTTCACCTTCACCTCCGCCGCCGTGTACGGGGGATTGACGGCGGCCGCCCGCTTCGCCGCCCTGTTCGGCGATGACGAGCGCTCGGACGCCTATGCGCGGGGGGCGGAGGAGATCAAGGCCGGGATGCTGGGTCATCTGTGGAACGAGGAACACGGCCGGTTCGCGCGCGGGCTGCATCGGGTCGACGGCCAATGGCGGCAGGATATGACGCCGGAGAGCAGCATCTTCGGCATCTACGCCTTCGGCGTGCTGCCGCCGGACGATCCGCGCGTCGCCTCGACGATGCGCTCCTTGAGAGAGGCGCTGTCGGTGCGCAGCGCCACGGGCGGAATCGCGCGCTATTGGGGCGATTACTATTTTCAGCGCTGCTCCGACATGGAGGCGGCGCCCGGCAACCCTTGGATCATCTGCACGCTCTGGTTCGCTTGCTACGACATCGCCACCGCAACCTCGCTCGAACAGCTCGTATCGGCGCGCCGTACGCTGCGCTGGGTCGCCGATCACAGCCTGCCGAGCGGTCTGCTGCCGGAACAGCTCGATCCGTACGACGGCAGCCCCGTATCAGTCGCGCCGCTTACTTGGTCGCATGCGACCTATATCGATACGGTGCTCAAATATGTGGCCAAGTACGAGCAGCTCCAAGCTTCGCAAGCTTGCTTCTGA
- a CDS encoding GNAT family N-acetyltransferase — translation MFATERIKLRKMTEQDVSVYHKWRNTPEAMYWTNPAMDVYTEEETAGFVKNVILGSSASKSYIIADAADDKPIGITSLIAIDEKNRNAELIIDIGEPDYWGKGYGREALSLLLRYAFRELNLHRVSLRVFDFNARAVALYEKIGFRREGVSREALFRDGAWHHIIHMGMLQSEFTD, via the coding sequence ATGTTTGCAACAGAGCGAATCAAGCTCCGCAAAATGACGGAGCAGGACGTCAGCGTGTATCATAAGTGGAGAAATACGCCGGAAGCGATGTACTGGACGAACCCGGCGATGGACGTATATACGGAGGAGGAGACGGCGGGCTTCGTGAAAAATGTCATTCTTGGCTCTTCGGCTTCCAAATCATACATTATCGCGGATGCGGCGGACGACAAGCCGATCGGCATCACTTCGCTTATCGCGATCGATGAGAAGAACCGGAACGCCGAGCTGATTATCGATATCGGCGAGCCGGATTATTGGGGGAAGGGGTACGGACGCGAGGCGCTCTCGTTGCTGCTGCGCTACGCCTTCCGCGAGCTGAATCTGCACCGCGTGTCGCTGCGGGTCTTCGATTTCAATGCAAGAGCCGTTGCCTTGTACGAGAAGATCGGCTTCCGCCGGGAAGGCGTCTCCCGGGAGGCGTTGTTCCGCGATGGAGCGTGGCATCATATTATCCATATGGGCATGCTGCAATCGGAGTTCACGGACTGA
- a CDS encoding ABC transporter substrate-binding protein: MNTDYLDMRAHFYPRESEGRVRFRLDELAAVWKCSSKQAKRKLKKLDESGCCSYVPGRGRGNCSEIRFRSLFQDDLDAAIRHSLLAKNMDLLMHILQLPCPKQWSGQLLRPIHELLGLQAPDPITDVLQAIVTLPVTNLDPAQASVTYDLMLVSLIGDTLLRYDAKRDQLLPHLAAAWETDADCRTWTVYLRKQVRFHHRRPLTSGDVKFSLERLMRPDCANRWLTEDIGTVDCMNPLTVRIVLKRPNPLFGRFLAAAPTTIVAEDTPVHDKHFTGTGPYMLTECNRLKAVLEAFDDYFGLRPYIDTVQFWHMRADAAHQIGYRLAGIGAQSEAMRNGDEGGEIDEVAVEERIEQGFRFLLFNTRHAGLMQDRALRHAIHELCDVEAMWRDLGRSGLVPASHFIPGKSKPFARSLRKARHWLAQSGYKGQEVHLSLLDLPAAWEEGLWLKRRAARIGLNLVLHPYALDELYDSSAGERMDLSLSGYVSTHDPLLSMMGAFHNPVLPFRKWMASEHIHPIDGMLEQMKEAAPLAGEALGDNIIRYLHDNMLLVFLYHPRHWHRFDLTLRHIQFDPFAFPDVTALWVRPAWTAEGMRQP, encoded by the coding sequence ATGAACACTGATTATTTGGATATGCGCGCCCATTTCTACCCGCGCGAGTCGGAGGGCCGCGTCCGGTTCCGGCTGGACGAGCTGGCTGCGGTCTGGAAGTGCAGCAGCAAGCAAGCGAAGCGCAAATTAAAAAAACTGGATGAAAGCGGCTGCTGCTCCTACGTTCCCGGAAGGGGCAGGGGCAATTGCTCGGAGATCCGGTTCCGTTCCCTTTTCCAAGACGATCTGGACGCGGCGATCAGGCATAGTCTGCTTGCTAAAAATATGGATCTGCTGATGCATATTCTCCAGCTTCCTTGTCCGAAGCAGTGGAGCGGTCAACTGCTTCGCCCGATTCACGAGCTGCTGGGGCTTCAGGCGCCGGATCCGATTACCGATGTGCTGCAGGCGATCGTGACCTTGCCCGTGACGAATCTTGATCCGGCCCAGGCATCCGTTACGTACGATCTGATGCTCGTCTCGCTCATCGGCGACACGCTGCTGCGGTATGATGCGAAGCGGGATCAGCTGCTTCCTCATCTGGCAGCCGCCTGGGAGACGGACGCGGACTGCCGGACGTGGACCGTCTATCTGCGCAAGCAGGTCCGCTTCCATCACCGCCGGCCGCTGACAAGCGGCGACGTGAAGTTCAGCCTGGAACGGTTGATGCGCCCGGACTGCGCCAACCGTTGGCTGACCGAGGATATCGGCACTGTCGACTGCATGAACCCGCTCACCGTCCGGATTGTTCTGAAGCGCCCGAACCCGCTGTTCGGCCGCTTCCTGGCGGCGGCGCCGACGACGATCGTGGCGGAGGATACCCCTGTTCATGACAAGCATTTCACCGGAACCGGCCCGTATATGCTCACCGAATGCAATCGGCTCAAAGCCGTGCTGGAAGCGTTCGATGATTATTTTGGGCTGCGGCCTTATATCGACACCGTCCAATTTTGGCATATGCGGGCGGATGCCGCCCATCAGATCGGCTACCGCCTGGCCGGGATCGGCGCACAATCTGAAGCGATGAGAAACGGCGATGAAGGCGGGGAGATAGATGAGGTGGCCGTGGAGGAACGGATCGAGCAAGGCTTCCGCTTCCTTTTGTTCAATACGAGGCACGCCGGGCTGATGCAGGACCGGGCGCTGCGGCACGCCATTCATGAGCTATGCGACGTGGAAGCGATGTGGCGCGATCTGGGCCGAAGCGGGCTCGTTCCGGCCTCGCATTTTATCCCGGGGAAGAGCAAGCCGTTCGCACGGAGCCTGCGTAAGGCCCGGCACTGGCTAGCCCAGAGCGGCTATAAGGGCCAGGAGGTGCACCTGTCCCTGCTCGATCTGCCTGCGGCATGGGAGGAGGGGCTCTGGCTGAAGCGGCGGGCGGCACGGATCGGGCTCAATCTGGTTCTTCATCCGTATGCGCTCGACGAGCTGTATGACAGCTCTGCCGGGGAGCGGATGGACTTGAGTTTGTCCGGTTACGTCTCGACGCATGACCCGCTTCTGTCCATGATGGGAGCCTTCCATAACCCGGTGCTTCCTTTTCGAAAATGGATGGCTAGCGAGCATATCCACCCCATCGACGGGATGCTGGAACAGATGAAGGAAGCGGCACCTCTCGCGGGGGAAGCGCTTGGCGATAACATTATCCGCTATCTCCATGACAACATGCTGCTCGTCTTTCTGTATCATCCGCGGCATTGGCACCGCTTCGATCTGACGCTGCGGCACATTCAATTCGATCCCTTCGCCTTCCCCGATGTAACCGCGTTATGGGTGCGGCCGGCGTGGACGGCAGAGGGGATGCGGCAGCCATAG
- a CDS encoding S9 family peptidase — translation MDKRAITAEDLYRFVWISDPAVNPQDGTIAYVSKQVNEEKSGYRSRIHITAADGTKNMAFTHGEQDGAPVWSPDGTKLGFLRKKGKHQQIWTMAADGGEAEAITDAESGVSAFAWSPDGSRLLYTSSIDPAKSEEKEQQEDGKEKPGKQALVIDRLKCKADGKGLLDGKRTHLFVFHPESGSIVQLTSGDYDIHEFTWSPDGVHAAFSAKRVEDEAVDPDLVFTQDIFIVNCEDSTCRRVTESGLVIGKLAFSPDGQTIAFFGHDRQYENATLIRLYAVPAAGGATVCVTADLDLYLGNAAVTDMKAGGSSAPVFTPDGSAVYSLVSAEGSVQVARFPLEGGYELLTSGDREITQFTVTKDGQRLVFISADPLQPGELFVMDTHTGEERRLAAPNEDFLADLELCRPESFWAETSDGWKVQAWMMKPPGMSPGDKVPAIVEVHGGPHTMYANSFVHEFQLLVAQGYAVLYTNPRGSHGYGQQFVDACRGDYGGKDYEDIMEALDQAIARYEFVDEERLGVTGGSYGGFMTNWIVGHTNRFKGAVTQRSISNWFSFYGVSDIGYYFTEYQICAQPWEDPEKLWKHSPLAYVHEVQTPLLILHGEDDLRCPIEQAEQLYVALKRLGKTTQLVRFPGANHDLSRNGHPELRVERLNRIAGWMKQYV, via the coding sequence ATGGATAAGCGTGCCATCACAGCGGAAGATCTATACCGGTTCGTATGGATAAGCGACCCGGCCGTCAATCCGCAGGACGGAACGATTGCTTATGTATCGAAGCAGGTCAATGAGGAGAAGAGCGGTTACCGCTCACGCATACATATCACGGCAGCAGACGGAACCAAGAACATGGCATTTACGCACGGAGAGCAGGACGGCGCGCCTGTCTGGTCGCCGGACGGGACGAAGCTGGGCTTCCTGCGCAAGAAGGGGAAGCACCAACAGATTTGGACGATGGCAGCCGATGGCGGCGAAGCGGAAGCCATTACGGACGCGGAGTCCGGCGTCAGCGCATTTGCCTGGTCACCGGACGGTTCCCGCCTGTTGTATACATCAAGCATCGATCCGGCCAAGAGCGAAGAGAAGGAGCAGCAGGAAGACGGCAAGGAGAAACCCGGCAAGCAGGCGCTCGTCATCGATCGGTTGAAATGCAAGGCGGACGGCAAAGGATTGCTGGACGGAAAGCGCACGCATTTATTTGTTTTTCATCCCGAATCGGGCTCGATCGTTCAATTGACTTCCGGGGATTACGATATTCATGAGTTCACCTGGTCGCCGGACGGCGTTCATGCCGCCTTCTCCGCCAAGCGCGTAGAGGATGAGGCAGTCGACCCGGATCTCGTCTTCACGCAAGACATCTTCATCGTGAACTGCGAGGACAGCACTTGCCGCCGAGTGACCGAATCCGGTCTTGTCATCGGCAAGCTCGCCTTCTCGCCGGACGGACAGACGATCGCGTTCTTCGGTCATGATCGCCAATATGAGAACGCGACCTTAATCCGCCTCTATGCCGTACCGGCCGCGGGGGGAGCCACCGTGTGCGTAACCGCCGATCTCGATCTGTATCTCGGCAATGCGGCCGTGACCGACATGAAGGCGGGCGGGTCTTCCGCTCCCGTCTTCACGCCGGACGGTTCCGCCGTCTACTCGCTCGTCTCGGCGGAAGGCAGCGTCCAGGTCGCCCGCTTCCCGCTGGAGGGAGGCTATGAGCTCCTAACCTCCGGCGATCGGGAGATTACCCAATTTACGGTGACGAAGGATGGGCAGCGGCTCGTCTTCATCTCAGCCGATCCGTTGCAGCCGGGAGAGCTGTTCGTCATGGATACGCATACGGGCGAAGAGCGCCGGCTGGCCGCCCCGAACGAAGACTTCCTGGCGGATCTGGAGCTGTGCCGGCCGGAATCGTTCTGGGCCGAGACCTCCGACGGTTGGAAGGTGCAGGCGTGGATGATGAAGCCGCCAGGGATGTCTCCGGGAGACAAGGTGCCGGCGATCGTCGAGGTTCACGGCGGTCCGCATACGATGTACGCGAATTCGTTCGTGCATGAATTCCAGCTGCTTGTCGCCCAGGGCTACGCGGTGCTGTATACGAACCCGCGCGGCAGTCACGGCTACGGACAGCAATTCGTTGATGCTTGCCGCGGAGACTATGGCGGGAAGGATTACGAGGACATTATGGAAGCGCTGGATCAGGCCATCGCCCGCTACGAGTTCGTGGATGAAGAGCGGCTCGGCGTAACCGGGGGCAGCTACGGCGGCTTCATGACCAACTGGATTGTCGGCCATACGAACCGCTTCAAGGGCGCCGTCACCCAGCGCTCGATCTCGAACTGGTTCTCCTTCTATGGCGTCAGCGATATCGGCTACTATTTCACCGAGTATCAGATCTGTGCCCAGCCGTGGGAGGATCCGGAGAAGCTGTGGAAGCATTCTCCGCTCGCTTATGTACATGAGGTGCAGACGCCGCTGCTGATTCTGCACGGAGAGGACGATCTGCGCTGCCCTATCGAGCAAGCCGAGCAGTTGTACGTGGCCTTGAAGCGTCTGGGCAAGACAACCCAGCTGGTGCGGTTCCCGGGCGCGAACCACGATCTGTCGCGCAACGGGCATCCCGAGCTGCGCGTAGAACGCCTGAACCGGATTGCCGGCTGGATGAAGCAATACGTATAG